The Bradyrhizobium betae genomic interval TCGAGGGCTTCATGGCGCAGACCGGCTGCCCGCAGGGCACCGGCACCGGCGGCTCCGGCAAGAAACTGAAGGCCGAGTTCAACAAGGAACCGCATGTGCGCGGCACCACCTCGATGGCCCGTGCCGCCAGCCCCGATTCCGGCGACAGCCAGTTCTTCATCTGCTTCGACGACGCCCGCTTCCTCGACAATCAGTACACGGTGTGGGGCAAGGTCACCGAGGGCATGGAGAACGTCGACAAGATCAAGCGCGGCGAGCCGGTGCAGAACCCCGACAAGATCGTCAAGGCGCGGATGGCGGCGGACGCGGAGTAAACCACGAGCCGTCATTCCGGGGCGCGCGCCAGCGCGAACCCGGAATCTCGCGCCTCATTCCGAGATTCCGGATCGCCGCGCTTGAGGCGCGGCGTCCGGAATGACATTGGTTGTGTGAGGGATGCGCACCGATCTCTTCGATTTCGACCTGCCCGCCGAGCGTATCGCACTGCGCCCGGCAAGCCCGCGCGACTCCGCGAAAATGCTGGTGGTGGAGGGCGGCGCGCTGCGCGACCAGACCATCGCCGACCTCGTACAATGGCTCAGGCCGGGCGACCAGCTCGTCGTCAACGACACCAAGGTGATCGCGGCGCAGCTTAGGGGCCGCCGCATCGGCCGCGAGACCGAGCCGAAGATCGAGGCGACCCTGATCAAGCGCCTCGACGGCTCGCGCTGGCAGGCGCTGGTGAAGCCGGCGAAGAAGCTCATAGCCGGCGACCGCATCCGCTTCGGCAATGAAGGCAAGGTCTGCCTGCTCGGCCATCTCGATGCCGAGGTCGAGGCCAAGG includes:
- a CDS encoding peptidylprolyl isomerase, with protein sequence MSATENTLILETTQGPVTIEMRPDLAPGHVARIKELVREGFYDGIVFHRVIEGFMAQTGCPQGTGTGGSGKKLKAEFNKEPHVRGTTSMARAASPDSGDSQFFICFDDARFLDNQYTVWGKVTEGMENVDKIKRGEPVQNPDKIVKARMAADAE